DNA from Leptospira harrisiae:
CAATTGGATGTTCTGGTGTTTCCTCTGTACCTACTTACTTTTCTTTTTATTCTTTTTACTACTTCGCTTGGGGCCATAGAACCCACCGGCGAACAAAATATACTTGAATTAGATTTTTTAACGTCAAGAAAACAAGGGAAAGAAATCCCCAAGTCTTCCAAAAGCCAACAATACCTTGAAGAATTGATAAACGAAGCGAAGAAAAAACATCTAGCAGAAGAAACTCATTGGTATCGGTTATTACGATTTAAAAAAACTAGGTGGGGGTTTTGGGAAAGTGAAGTCGATAACAAACGTTACTTTCTTTCGGATGAGGGAAAATACCATCCAGAAAAAGAGTTAATCGCAACCCTTCATAGTTTTTTTACAGAAGAACCAATCCCTGAAGGATTACAACACCCGCAGTGTGCTTATCCAGAAAGATACAATTGGCTGAAAGGAAAACTCAAGTTTGATTTTAGTCGACTTACCGAAGTTCAATGTCCACGTTTTGAAATTTGGAAAGAAGCCCTAACTCCCGATTCGATATCTGTTGTGTTTTCATCTTATTACATGCAAGCACCAGCTTCCATGTTTGGGCATACCCTCATCAAACTCAATAATAAGGTAAATGAAAATTCCGAGTTATTAGATTATGGTGTCAATTATGCTGCCAACCCAGGGGAAATGAATGGGTTTGCTTATGCTGTAAAAGGATTAACTGGAGGTTATCCTGGCACCTTTGCCATTTTCCCATATTATTTAAAAGTAAACGAATATAATGATATGGAAAGTCGGGATCTTTGGGAATACAAACTAAAGTTAAAACCAGAAGAAAGAGAGAGGCTGATTCGTCATCTTTGGGAAATGGGTAGAGCAGACTTTGATTATTTTTTTATCAACGAAAACTGTTCTTACCATTTAATGGAAATTTTAGAAGTATCTATTCCTGACTTAGATATTAGTAAAAAAACAGGTTGGATTGTTGCACCCGGTGATACCATTAAACTTTACTTAGCTGAAGATGGCTTTGTAATTTCAAAAAAATATCGCCCGTCTCTATATTCCAAAATTAAATATAAAATTTATGATATGACAGAGGAGGAAAAAATCACTTATTTTGAAATGATACGTTTTGAAAATGCTTTTCTTCCTGAACCAAAAGATAATTTTCGAATGTCTTTAGTTACAGATGCCGTACTTGATACTTATCGATATAGG
Protein-coding regions in this window:
- a CDS encoding DUF4105 domain-containing protein, with amino-acid sequence MFPLYLLTFLFILFTTSLGAIEPTGEQNILELDFLTSRKQGKEIPKSSKSQQYLEELINEAKKKHLAEETHWYRLLRFKKTRWGFWESEVDNKRYFLSDEGKYHPEKELIATLHSFFTEEPIPEGLQHPQCAYPERYNWLKGKLKFDFSRLTEVQCPRFEIWKEALTPDSISVVFSSYYMQAPASMFGHTLIKLNNKVNENSELLDYGVNYAANPGEMNGFAYAVKGLTGGYPGTFAIFPYYLKVNEYNDMESRDLWEYKLKLKPEERERLIRHLWEMGRADFDYFFINENCSYHLMEILEVSIPDLDISKKTGWIVAPGDTIKLYLAEDGFVISKKYRPSLYSKIKYKIYDMTEEEKITYFEMIRFENAFLPEPKDNFRMSLVTDAVLDTYRYRYSNQTEIPKQHKEYYDKLLIFRSKQNDEYISKEQMPLSTPPEASHPLSRVATSFGVSSLGNFAEFKYRIAYHDLLNVSKGHAPNSELAFFDTTIRAYENHKPELTSVSAIKVASLNPYNAISKNFSYFLDTGIQTAVYQNNNETLRKQVGNFDFRMGYSFSNEFGKTPMSLGVLSVLGGFKTQNGRMFENGIRYGGNLSLLYQNEWGAWKIYTGATAQNYQLSHNLNSYYVTFKIRYAFSNTHELRVEVNGERFYEEALISYHYLF